Below is a window of Flavobacterium sp. CFS9 DNA.
CGATACAGCAGGACTTGCTACTGCGCAGGCCAATGCTCCTGCAGCCACTGATAATTGCAACGGAACGGTGACTTATACCAAAACAGCAGGCGCTTTTGTAGCTGGAAACTGTGCTAACTCCGGAACTTACACCAATACCTGGACCGCAAAAGATGTGTGCAACAATGTATCTACAGTCTTTACACAAACGATAACCATTCAGGATACTACTGCACCAACATGGACAACTGCTCCATTGGCTCTTGATGTAACTTTGGAATGCAGCGATACAGCAGGACTTGCTACTGCGCAAGCCGACACTCCTGTAGCCACTGATAATTGCAACGGAACGGTGACTTATACCAAAACAGCAGGCGCTTTTGTAGCTGGAAACTGTGCGAACTCCGGAACCTATACCAATACCTGGACCGCAAAAGATGTGTGTAACAATGTATCTACAGTCTTCACACAAACGATAACCATTCAGGATACTACTGCGCCAACATGGACAACTGCTCCGGCTTCGTTGGATGTGACTTTGCAATGCAGCGATACAGCAGGACTTGCTACTGCGCAGGCCAATGCTCCTGCAGCCACTGATAATTGCAACGGAACGGTGACTTATACCAAAACAGCAGGTGCTTTTGTAGCTGGAAACTGTGCGAACTCCGGAACCTATACCAATACCTGGACCGCAAAAGATGTGTGTAACAATGTGTCAACGGTATTTACACAAACGATAACCATTCAGGATACTACTGCGCCAACATGGACAACTGCTCCGGCTTCGTTGGATGTGACTTTGCAATGCAGCGATACAGCAGGACTTGCTACTGCGCAGGCCAATGCTCCTGCAGCCACTGATAATTGCAACGGAACGGTGACTTATACCAAAACAGCAGGCGCTTTTGTAGCTGGAAACTGTGCTAACTCCGGAACCTATACCAATACCTGGACCGCAAAAGATGTGTGCAACAATGTGTCAACGGTATTTACACAAACGATAACCATTCAGGATACTACTGCACCAACATGGACAACTGCTCCATTGGCTCTTGATGTAACTTTGGAATGCAGCGATACAGCAGGACTTGCTACTGCGCAAGCCGACACTCCTGTAGCCACTGATAATTGCAACGGAACGGTGACTTATACCAAAACAGCAGGCGCTTTTGTAGCTGGAAACTGTGCGAACTCCGGAACCTATACCAATACCTGGACCGCAAAAGATGTGTGTAACAATGTATCTACAGTCTTCACACAAACGATAACCATTCAGGATACTACTGCGCCAACATGGACAACTGCTCCGGCTTCGTTGGATGTGACTTTGCAATGCAGCGATACAGCAGGACTTGCTACTGCGCAGGCCAATGCTCCTGCAGCCACTGATAATTGCAACGGAACGGTGACTTATACCAAAACAGCAGGTGCTTTTGTAGCTGGAAACTGTGCTAACTCCGGAACTTACACCAATACCTGGACCGCAAAAGATGTGTGTAACAATGTGTCAACGGTATTTACACAAACGATAACCATTCAGGATACTACTGCGCCAACATGGACAACTGCTCCGGCTTCGTTGGATGTGACTTTGCAATGCAGCGATACAGCAGGACTTGCTACTGCGCAGGCCAATGCTCCTGCAGCCACTGATAATTGCAACGGAACGGTGACTTATACCAAAACAGCAGGCGCTTTTGTAGCTGGAAACTGTGCTAACTCCGGAACCTATACCAATACCTGGACCGCAAAAGATGTGTGCAACAATGTGTCAACGGTATTTACACAAACGATAACCATTCAGGATACTACTGCACCAACATGGACAACTGCTCCATTGGCTCTTGATGTAACTTTGGAATGCAGCGATACAGCAGGACTTGCTACTGCGCAAGCCGACACTCCTGTAGCCACTGATAATTGCAACGGAACGGTGACTTATACCAAAACAGCAGGCGCTTTTGTAGCTGGAAACTGTGCGAACTCCGGAACCTATACCAATACCTGGACCGCAAAAGATGTGTGTAACAATGTATCTACAGTCTTCACACAAACGATAACCATTCAGGATACTACTGCGCCAACATGGACAACTGCTCCGGCTTCGTTGGATGTAACTTTGGAATGCAGCGATACAGCAGGACTTGCTACTGCGCAGGCCAATGCTCCTGTAGCCACTGATAATTGCAACGGAACGGTGACTTATACCAAAACAGCAGGCGCTTTTGTAGCTGGAAACTGTGCTAACTCCGGAACCTATACCAATACCTGGACCGCAAAAGATGTGTGCAACAATGTGTCAACGGTATTCACACAAACGATAACCATTCAGGATACTACTGCGCCAACATGGACAACTGCTCCATTGGCTCTTGATGTAACTTTGGAATGCAGCGATACAGCAGGACTTGCCACTGCGCAGGCCAATGCTCCTACAGCCACTGATAATTGTAATGGAACGGTGACTTATACCAAAACAGCAGGCGCTTTTGTGGCTGGAAACTGTGCTAACTCCGGAACCTATACCAATACCTGGACCGCGACAGATGTGTGTAACAATGTCTCTACAGTCTTCACACAAACGATAACCATTCAGGATACTACTGCGCCAACATGGACAACTGCTCCGGCTTCGTTGGATGTGACTTTGCAATGTAGTGATACAGCTGGACTTGCCACTGCGCAAGCCAACGCTCCTGTAGCCACTGATAATTGTAATGGAACGATTACTTATACCAAAATAAGTGGTCAGTTTCAAGGAGGGAATTGTGGAAGTACAGGAACTTACACCAATACCTGGACTGCAAATGATGTCTGTAACAACACCTCAACAGTCTTTACTCAGATAATTACTGTTCAGGATACTGCTATTCCAACCTGGATTACACAAACAGGAGCATTAGATATTACATTACAATGTAGTGATGCTGCGGGATTAACAGCTGCACAAAATCAAGCACCTATTGCTACCGCAAATTGTTCAACCGTAACTTACACCAAAACAAACGGTCAGTTTATATCTTCAGGATCTTGTAGCAATGCCGGAACCTATACCAATACATGGGTTGCTGTAGATAATTGTGGCAATACTTCCAGTACTTTTACACAAGTAATTACTATCGAAGATACCACTAAACCAACCTGGACGACTCTGGCAGGAAGTTTAAATGCTACAGTCCAATGCAGTGATGCGGCAGGTTTAATTGCTGCACAAGCCAGTGCCCCTGTAGCAGCTGATAATTGTGATAACGATGTGACCAATATCGTTAAAACCAGTGGTCAGTTTGTAGCTTCTCAATCTTGTGGAAACTCCGGAACCTACACCAATACATGGACCGTTAAGGATAATTGTGGCAATACTTCCGATACTTTTACACAAGTAATCACTATCGAAGATACCACTAAACCAACCTGGACGACTCTGGCAGGAAGTTTAAATGCTACAGTCCAATGCAGTGATGCGGCAGGTTTAATTGCTGCACAAGCCAGTGCCCCTGTAGCAGCTGATAATTGTGATAACGATGTGACCAATATCGTTAAAACAAGTGGTCAATTTGTAGCTTCTCAATCTTGTGGAAATTCCGGAACCTACACCAATACATGGACCGTTAAGGATAATTGTGGCAATACTTCCGATACTTTTACACAAGTAATCACTATCGAAGATACCACTAAACCAACCTGGACGACTCTGGCAGGAAGTTTAAATGCTACAGTCCAATGCAGTGATGCGGCAGGTTTAATTGCTGCACAAGCCAGTGCCCCTGTAGCAACTGATAATTGTGATAACGATGTGACCAATATCGTTAAAACCAGTGGTCAGTTTGTAGCTTCTCAATCTTGTGGAAATTCCGGAACCTACACCAATACCTGGATCGTTAAGGATAATTGTGGCAATACTTCCGATACTTTTACACAAGTAATTACTATCGAAGATACCACTAAACCAACCTGGACGACTCTGGCAGGAAGTTTAAATGTTACAGTCCAATGTAGTGATGCGGCAGGTTTAATTGCTGCACAAGCCAGTGCCCCTGTAGCAACTGATAATTGTGATAACGATGTGACCAATATCGTTAAAACCAGTGGTCAGTTTGTAGCTTCTCAATCTTGTGGAAATTCCGGAACCTACACCAATACCTGGATCGTTAAGGATAATTGTGGCAATACTTCCGATACTTTTACACAAGTAATTACTATCGAAGATACCACTAAACCAACCTGGACGACTCTGGCAGGAAGTTTAAATGTTACAGTCCAATGTAGTGATGCGGCAGGTTTAATTGCTGCACAAGCCAGTGCCCCTGTAGCAACTGATAATTGTGATAACGATGTGACCAATATCGTTAAAACCAGTGGTCAGTTTGTAGCTTCTCAATCTTGTGGAAATTCCGGAACCTACACCAATACCTGGACCGTTAAGGATAATTGTGGCAATACTTCCGATACTTTTACACAAGTAATTACTATCGAAGATACCACTAAACCAACCTGGACGACTCTGGCAGGAAGTTTAAATGTTACAGTCCAATGTAGTGATGCGGCAGGTTTAATTGCTGCACAAACCAGTGCGCCTGTAGCAACTGATAATTGTGATAACGATGTGACCAATATCGTTAAAACCAGTGGTCAGTTTGTAGCTTCTCAATCTTGTGGAAACTCCGGAACCTACACCAATACCTGGACCGTTAAGGATAATTGTGGCAATACTTCCGATACTTTTACACAAGTAATCACTATCGAAGATACCACTAAACCAACCTGGACGACCCTGGCAGGAAGTTTAAATGTTACAGTCCAATGTAGTGATGCGGCAGGTTTAATTGCTGCACAAGCCAGTACCCCTGTCGCAACTGATAATTGTGATAGCGATGTGACCAATATCGTTAAAACCAGTGGTCCGTTTGTAGCTTCTCAATCTTGTGGAAACTCCGGAACCTACACCAATACCTGGACCGTTAAGGATAATTGTGGCAATACTTCCGATACTTTTACACAAGTAATCACTATCGAAGATACCACTAAACCAACCTGGGCGACTCTGGCAGGAAGTTTAAATGTTACAGTCCAATGTAGTGATGCGGCAGGTTTAATTGCTGCGCAAGCCAGTGCCCCTGTAGCAACTGATAATTGTGATAGCGATGTGACAATCGAGAAAACTGCAGGACAATTTGTACCCTCTCCTACTTGTACAAATGCCGGAACCTACACTAACAGTTGGGTAGCAAAAGACAATTGCAATAATGTTGTAGATGCTTTCATTCAAGTGATTACGATCGAAGATACCAGCAAACCGGTCTTTAATGAGGCCCTTCCGGCGAATATTACAGTATCATGTGATAAAGTTCCTACACCAGCTAATATAACAGCATCAGACAATTGTAATGCTAATGTGCCGGTAGTTTATACTGAAACAAAAAACAGTATTGAAAATGAATGTAGTACCAATTATATTCTAACCAGAAAATGGACTGCCAGCGATTGTTCCGGAAACACAACCTCGTATACTCAGCTGATTACTGTTAAGGATACCACTCCTCCAACAGGAACAATTCCAGCAGATGTCACTTTACAAAACATAGCAGATATTCCTGTTGCCAATACGAATGTCGTAACCAATACTGCAGATAATTGCAGCCAGACTGTAACGGTGACGGTAAGTGATTCTAATAATGGAGGTACTGGTTGTGGAAACACTCCATATATCTTAACAAGAACATACACTTTATCCGATTGTGCAGGTAACAAAACAATACTCGTGCAAACCATAACAGTTAAAAATGAAATTGTTGAGACAGCTCCTTTTGCAATCGAAGCTTGTAATGCTGATACTTCAACGGTTAATTTATTTGGTCCGTTGCCAAGAAATACTTCTACTACCGGTACCTGGATTGATACTAATAATACCGGTGCGTTAAATGGCAGTTCTGTAACTACTTTTGGACTTCCGATTGGTAACTATTCATTTGAATATCAAATAAAAGACGAAGCCTGTCCAAGAAGCTTAGTAGTAAACCTTACAGTCAATGACGATTGCAAAGTTCTGGCTTGTGGAACGATACTGGTTCATAATGCTTTCTCTCCTAATAACGACGGTATAAATGACCGATTTGTTATCGACAATATTGACGATATTGCCTGTTATCCTGACAATAGTGTCGAAATATACAACCGTTGGGGAGTGCTAGTATTTGATACTAAAAATTACAACAATACAACAAATGCTTTTGACGGTATTTCAAGAGGAAGAACAACAATAAGTCAGTCAGATGGCCTTCCTTCAGGAACTTACTTTTATATTCTTAATTACACTTCCGTAGATGGAAACGGTGCAATTAGAGTAAACAAAAAAGATGGTTACTTATATCTTTCCAGATAAACCTATGGGCTTCTTATCACAGATTAATTCTGTGATAAGAAGTCTATTAAATATAAAAGTCAAGTTTTAGACTCTCAAATTGACTCAGCTTATCTCTTAAAACTCACAAAGCAATAATAACAATAAAAAAATCTACCTACTATGAAAACAAAATTACTTTCTTTCGTAATGGTATTTACAGCTATAGTTAGCTATGCACAACAAGATGCGCAGTTTACACAATACATGTACAACACCATAAATATCAATCCGGCATATGCAGGTTCCCGTGGAGCATTGAGTATTTTCGGATTATATCGCACTCAATGGATTGGTCTTGACGGAGCGCCAAAAACCAGTACTTTTTCCGTAAATACCCCCATAAATAATAGCAATTTGGGAATCGGGTTTTCACTGGTTAATGATAAAATAGGACCTACAAACGAAAATACTTTTTCGGCCGATCTTTCTTATACTGTGCAAACATCTGCAGATTTTAAACTTTCATTTGGAATTAAAGGTTCAGCCAATTTTTTTAATCTTGATGTGAATAAACTAAATCCGGAAAGTCAGGGAGATCCAAAATTTCAGGATTTGAACAATAAATTCTCTCCAAATGTAGGAGCCGGAGTTTATTGGCACTCTGATAAAGCCTATCTTGGTTTGTCGATACCTAATTTTATCGAAACCAATCGCTATGATGATAATGATTATGCTATTTACAAAGATAAAATCAATTATTATTTAATAGCCGGATATGTGTTTGATCTTGACAGACTTCAATACATTAAATTCAAACCTGCTGTCCTGACCAAAATGGTTTCAGGTGCACCACTTCAGGTAGACGTTTCTGCCAACTTTATGTTTATGGAGAAACTTGTACTTGGTGTCGCCTACAGATGGAGTGCTTCTTTAAGTGCTATGGCTGGCTTTCAGGTTAGTGATGGTCTATACATTGGATATGGATACGATCGTGAAACCACTAAGCTAAACAATTACAATTCAGGTTCACACGAAATCTTCCTACGCTATGAATTCTTCCGAAAAAATAGTAAAATGACAACTCCTCGTTTCTTCTAAAATTCTTTATCATGAAAAAACATATCCTCATTTGCATCACAATAGGAAGTCTTTTATTGTCTAATGGCTTCGCACAGAAAAGCAAAATTGTTTCTGCTGACAAAAAATATGATAGTTATGCTCACATCGATGCAATTAAAACATACCAAAAAGTTGCAGAAAAGGGCTATAAATCAGAAGATATCTTTAAGAAGTTAGCAAACTCCTTTTATTTCAATTCTGAATTCGAAAAAGGAGCGAAATGGTATGGTGAACTGTTTTCTATGAATATTGAAGCAGAGCCTGAATATTACTATCGATATGCACAATGTCTCAAAGCTACCGGAGACACAGCCAAAGCCAAACAAATACTTGATCTCTTCAAACTAAAACTAAAGAACGAAAGTAAAGTCAAACTCTCTGAGTCAACTCCTAATTCTACAAAAGATGGAAAACCATTTATTTCAAAGGAAACCATTAAATAAATGAGAAAAAAGAAATATAAAATGATAACTCCTCGTTTCTTCTAAAATTCTTTATCATGAAAAAACATCTCCACATTTGCATCACAATAGTAACTGCTTTTTTATCTAATGGTTTTGCACAACAAGGTAAAATTGTTTCAGCTGACAAAAAATATGATAATTATGCTTACATCGATGCTATTAAAACGTACCAAAGAGTAGCCGAAAAAGGCTATAAATCAGAAGATCTCTTCAAGAAGTTAGGAAATTCCTTTTACTTCAATTCTGAATTCGAAAAAGCAGGTAAATGGTATGGCGAATTGTTCGCCATGAATACCGAAATAGAACCTGAATATTACTATCGATATGCACAATGTCTCAAAGCTGCCGGAGATACTGCTAAAGCCAATCAGATGCTTGATCTCTTTAATCAAAAATCAAAAAATGACAAAAGGGCCAAACTCTACGAAGCAAATAAAAATTATCTGGAAAAAATAAAAGCCAATTCCGGACGCTATACAATCGAAAATGCGGCATTAAACAGCAAGTACTCTGATTACGGAACGGCAATCTACGAGAATAAAATTATATTCGCTTCAGCCAGAGATACCGGTAATTTTAATCAGCGAATCCACAAATGGACAGGAGAGCATTTTACTAATTTATATCAAGCCGATATTGATGAAAAATTTAATCCCGGTGCTGCAAAAAAATTTAAGTCTAAAATAAACACTAAATTTCATGAATCTACCCCCATTTTTACCAAAGATGGAAAAACCGTTTACTTTACCAGAAACAATTACATCAATGGAAAAAAAGGAAAAGATGAAAATAAAATTACTCTAGTAAAAATATACAAAGCCACATTTGAGAATAATCAGTGGAGCAATATAACAGAATTGCCTTTTGACAGTAATAATTACAGTACAGCGCATCCTGCCTTGAGTCCCGATGAAAAAACACTCTACTTTGCTTCAGACATGCCCGGATCAATGGGACAATCTGACCTGTATAAATCTACTATTAATGCCAACGGACAATTTGGAACTCCTGAAAATCTGGGTCCCGGTATAAACACCGAAGGTAAAGAAAGTTTTCCTTATGTAACGGATCAAAATGAAATTTACTTTGCCTCTGATGGTCACCCCGGACTTGGTGGGCTCGATGTTTTTGTCGGGAAATTAGATCAGAACGGAGTAACAAATATTCAAAATGTGGGTGCCGACATCAATTCTCCGAAAGATGATTTTGCTTACATAATCGATACCAAAACCAGAAGAGGCTTTTTTTCTTCCAATAAAGATGGCGGAAAAGGTTCAGACGATATTTATCAATTCTTAGAAAGAATACCCCTGATTTGCGTTCAGGAACTATACGGAACTATAACAGATCTCACTACTGGCGAAGTATTACCAAATACCAAGCTCAGTTTATACTCCGATAATCTTAAAATTATCGCAACAACCTACTCTGATTCTAATGGAAATTATACTTTTCCAGTCGAATGCGGTACAATGTACTTTGTCAGAGCCGAAAAAGAAAAATATTACACCAAAGAAGAAAATATTACGATTCCAAAAGAAAACGGAAAAACAGAATTATCAATAGCTTTAGAGAAATCGGATTGCGTTGTGACCATTGGAGATGATTTAGGAAAATGTTTCGGTATCAAAATGATTTATTTCGATTTAGATAAATCAAATATTCGCACTGAAGCAGCTCTGGACCTGGAAAAAATACTTGATGTATTGAACCAATATCCAAAAATGAAACTAGATATTCGTTCTCATACCGATAGCCGTGCAACATATAAATACAATGAAGCTTTATCAGACAGAAGAGCGAAATCTACCATACAATGGTTAATTAAAAATGGCATAACACCAGACCGATTAACGGGTAAAGGATATGGAGAAACCCAACTTGTAAACAAATGCTCAGATGGAGTACCTTGCACTGAAGAAGAACATCAAATGAACAGACGCAGC
It encodes the following:
- a CDS encoding OmpA family protein — protein: MKKHLHICITIVTAFLSNGFAQQGKIVSADKKYDNYAYIDAIKTYQRVAEKGYKSEDLFKKLGNSFYFNSEFEKAGKWYGELFAMNTEIEPEYYYRYAQCLKAAGDTAKANQMLDLFNQKSKNDKRAKLYEANKNYLEKIKANSGRYTIENAALNSKYSDYGTAIYENKIIFASARDTGNFNQRIHKWTGEHFTNLYQADIDEKFNPGAAKKFKSKINTKFHESTPIFTKDGKTVYFTRNNYINGKKGKDENKITLVKIYKATFENNQWSNITELPFDSNNYSTAHPALSPDEKTLYFASDMPGSMGQSDLYKSTINANGQFGTPENLGPGINTEGKESFPYVTDQNEIYFASDGHPGLGGLDVFVGKLDQNGVTNIQNVGADINSPKDDFAYIIDTKTRRGFFSSNKDGGKGSDDIYQFLERIPLICVQELYGTITDLTTGEVLPNTKLSLYSDNLKIIATTYSDSNGNYTFPVECGTMYFVRAEKEKYYTKEENITIPKENGKTELSIALEKSDCVVTIGDDLGKCFGIKMIYFDLDKSNIRTEAALDLEKILDVLNQYPKMKLDIRSHTDSRATYKYNEALSDRRAKSTIQWLIKNGITPDRLTGKGYGETQLVNKCSDGVPCTEEEHQMNRRSEFIITAL
- a CDS encoding PKD-like domain-containing protein; this translates as MKKTTYLSFLTFLILLFYAGTVYSQDTNITFDNTNASLTTTPACSLSQCNAQDVTFGNIYLGDNVGNVATLAYVSNPINGLYIWVTIASNSSKYDLMFQFDYLVGGVRKNFDNTNFVGATSDRLTIKIRGSIITAGSRYRMAQITNYTAGQSLELKNIYLGWETSGQAITPSQSLSLITCNPPKCSSAYSNGIIIKTPLFADFSITKSCDTGSFQKVVYTSTSTGVEANTNYTWSFPGAATISPVSLTTIGPYTVTYSSAGPFSASLTVSDPTNQVLPNTKTVNNITVTACCTTPVITAITAPNICSGGSFSVTPTNGTNGTVPAGTTYSWAAPSVAGISGTAAGSNAANISGTLTNSTNAPINVVYTVTPTSGTCTGSTFTVTVTVNPKPALTNITAASICSGDTFTVTPVNGTNGTVPAGTTYSWAAPSVAGISGTAAGSNAANISGTLTNSTNAPINVVYTVTPTSGTCTGSTFTVTVTVNPKPALTNITAPSICSGGSFSVTPTNGTNGTVPSGTTYSWTAPSVAGISGTAAGSNAANINGTLTNSTNAPINVVYTVTPTSGTCTGSTFTVTVTVNPKPAITNITAASICSGGSFSVTPTNGTNGTVPSGTTYSWTAPSVAGISGTAAGSNAATISGTLTNSTNAPINVVYTITPTSGTCTGSTFTVTVTVNPLPACSITGPNGPICPSSTANSYSAPIGMSNYNWSISGNATINGSSTSQTVLVTAGGNCNATFTLTLLIKDVNGCESTCSQTINVQDTTAPTWTTLTGSLDVTLECSDTAGLATAQANAPVATDNCNGTVTYTKTAGAFVAGNCANSGTYTNTWTAKDVCNNVSTVFTQMITIQDTTAPTWTTAPLALDVTLECSDTAGLATAQANAPVATDNCNGTVTYTKTAGAFVAGNCANSGTYTNTWTAKDVCNNVSTVFTQTITIQDTTAPTWTTAPLALDVTLECSDTAGLATAQADTPVATDNCNGTVTYTKTAGAFVAGNCANSGTYTNTWTAKDVCNNVSTVFTQTITIQDTTAPTWTTAPLALDVTLECSDTAGLATAQADTPAATDNCNGTVTYTKTAGAFVAGNCANSGTYTNTWTAKDVCNNVSTVFTQTITIQDTTAPTWTTAPASLDVTLQCSDTAGLATAQANAPAATDNCNGTVTYTKTAGAFVAGNCANSGTYTNTWTAKDVCNNVSTVFTQTITIQDTTAPTWTTAPLALDVTLECSDTAGLATAQADTPVATDNCNGTVTYTKTAGAFVAGNCANSGTYTNTWTAKDVCNNVSTVFTQTITIQDTTAPTWTTAPASLDVTLQCSDTAGLATAQANAPAATDNCNGTVTYTKTAGAFVAGNCANSGTYTNTWTAKDVCNNVSTVFTQTITIQDTTAPTWTTAPASLDVTLQCSDTAGLATAQANAPAATDNCNGTVTYTKTAGAFVAGNCANSGTYTNTWTAKDVCNNVSTVFTQTITIQDTTAPTWTTAPLALDVTLECSDTAGLATAQADTPVATDNCNGTVTYTKTAGAFVAGNCANSGTYTNTWTAKDVCNNVSTVFTQTITIQDTTAPTWTTAPASLDVTLQCSDTAGLATAQANAPAATDNCNGTVTYTKTAGAFVAGNCANSGTYTNTWTAKDVCNNVSTVFTQTITIQDTTAPTWTTAPASLDVTLQCSDTAGLATAQANAPAATDNCNGTVTYTKTAGAFVAGNCANSGTYTNTWTAKDVCNNVSTVFTQTITIQDTTAPTWTTAPLALDVTLECSDTAGLATAQADTPVATDNCNGTVTYTKTAGAFVAGNCANSGTYTNTWTAKDVCNNVSTVFTQTITIQDTTAPTWTTAPASLDVTLECSDTAGLATAQANAPVATDNCNGTVTYTKTAGAFVAGNCANSGTYTNTWTAKDVCNNVSTVFTQTITIQDTTAPTWTTAPLALDVTLECSDTAGLATAQANAPTATDNCNGTVTYTKTAGAFVAGNCANSGTYTNTWTATDVCNNVSTVFTQTITIQDTTAPTWTTAPASLDVTLQCSDTAGLATAQANAPVATDNCNGTITYTKISGQFQGGNCGSTGTYTNTWTANDVCNNTSTVFTQIITVQDTAIPTWITQTGALDITLQCSDAAGLTAAQNQAPIATANCSTVTYTKTNGQFISSGSCSNAGTYTNTWVAVDNCGNTSSTFTQVITIEDTTKPTWTTLAGSLNATVQCSDAAGLIAAQASAPVAADNCDNDVTNIVKTSGQFVASQSCGNSGTYTNTWTVKDNCGNTSDTFTQVITIEDTTKPTWTTLAGSLNATVQCSDAAGLIAAQASAPVAADNCDNDVTNIVKTSGQFVASQSCGNSGTYTNTWTVKDNCGNTSDTFTQVITIEDTTKPTWTTLAGSLNATVQCSDAAGLIAAQASAPVATDNCDNDVTNIVKTSGQFVASQSCGNSGTYTNTWIVKDNCGNTSDTFTQVITIEDTTKPTWTTLAGSLNVTVQCSDAAGLIAAQASAPVATDNCDNDVTNIVKTSGQFVASQSCGNSGTYTNTWIVKDNCGNTSDTFTQVITIEDTTKPTWTTLAGSLNVTVQCSDAAGLIAAQASAPVATDNCDNDVTNIVKTSGQFVASQSCGNSGTYTNTWTVKDNCGNTSDTFTQVITIEDTTKPTWTTLAGSLNVTVQCSDAAGLIAAQTSAPVATDNCDNDVTNIVKTSGQFVASQSCGNSGTYTNTWTVKDNCGNTSDTFTQVITIEDTTKPTWTTLAGSLNVTVQCSDAAGLIAAQASTPVATDNCDSDVTNIVKTSGPFVASQSCGNSGTYTNTWTVKDNCGNTSDTFTQVITIEDTTKPTWATLAGSLNVTVQCSDAAGLIAAQASAPVATDNCDSDVTIEKTAGQFVPSPTCTNAGTYTNSWVAKDNCNNVVDAFIQVITIEDTSKPVFNEALPANITVSCDKVPTPANITASDNCNANVPVVYTETKNSIENECSTNYILTRKWTASDCSGNTTSYTQLITVKDTTPPTGTIPADVTLQNIADIPVANTNVVTNTADNCSQTVTVTVSDSNNGGTGCGNTPYILTRTYTLSDCAGNKTILVQTITVKNEIVETAPFAIEACNADTSTVNLFGPLPRNTSTTGTWIDTNNTGALNGSSVTTFGLPIGNYSFEYQIKDEACPRSLVVNLTVNDDCKVLACGTILVHNAFSPNNDGINDRFVIDNIDDIACYPDNSVEIYNRWGVLVFDTKNYNNTTNAFDGISRGRTTISQSDGLPSGTYFYILNYTSVDGNGAIRVNKKDGYLYLSR
- a CDS encoding tetratricopeptide repeat protein, which codes for MKKHILICITIGSLLLSNGFAQKSKIVSADKKYDSYAHIDAIKTYQKVAEKGYKSEDIFKKLANSFYFNSEFEKGAKWYGELFSMNIEAEPEYYYRYAQCLKATGDTAKAKQILDLFKLKLKNESKVKLSESTPNSTKDGKPFISKETIK
- a CDS encoding type IX secretion system membrane protein PorP/SprF; translated protein: MKTKLLSFVMVFTAIVSYAQQDAQFTQYMYNTININPAYAGSRGALSIFGLYRTQWIGLDGAPKTSTFSVNTPINNSNLGIGFSLVNDKIGPTNENTFSADLSYTVQTSADFKLSFGIKGSANFFNLDVNKLNPESQGDPKFQDLNNKFSPNVGAGVYWHSDKAYLGLSIPNFIETNRYDDNDYAIYKDKINYYLIAGYVFDLDRLQYIKFKPAVLTKMVSGAPLQVDVSANFMFMEKLVLGVAYRWSASLSAMAGFQVSDGLYIGYGYDRETTKLNNYNSGSHEIFLRYEFFRKNSKMTTPRFF